AATTTCAGGTTATATAGTTTCAGCTTATTATAGGAATAGAGAAGAAAGAGAACGAAATAATCAAGAAATTCATTCATTTAAACAAAGGTTAGGTAGATACTTGGAGTTAATATCTATTGAATTACAAGCATTTATTGAGTCAGATCAAGGTAATGAAGAATGTGAGATTTTGAAAAAAAGCCTCATTGATCCTCCAGTCTTAAGAAATGATATAGAGTATGAAAATGATGAAATTAGAAAGGCGTTTAAGGTTTTGAATGAGCTAAGTACTGATTTGAGTTCTAGTCCTAATCACAACATTCATTATTTTGAACAGCTTTCAAAGATTAGAAGATAAAGGAAGATAAGCCATTTTTGCACAAAGTGGCAGAAGGGCATGCCAATGCGATTGTTAAAATGTTTGGACTTAAGTCAGACTCGGCTTCTGACGGTTCAAGTTCCCCGAGTAAGCCAAGTTCATCCAAGCCTAAGAACTCAAACAAATCAAAGAATAAAGCGTCTGGCACAATCGCCACGATCCAGAGAACACTTAATAGTCGATATAGTTTGAGTATCTCAGTCGATAACTTGTTTGGCCCTCAGACCAAAAGGGCGCTAGTCAAAGGGCTACAAACAGAACTTAATAGACAGTTTAACCGTGGACTTACAGTTGACGGTATTTTTGGGCCTAAAACACGTAGAGCATGTGTGACAGTCCGGCAAGGGGCAAGAGGAAACATCACATGGATTCTTCAAGCTATTTTACATTGCAAAGGGACGAGCCCAGGAGCGATAGACGGGATCTTTGGATCCAAAACAAGAAGCGCCGTCCGTACTTTCCAACGACAAAATAATTTACAAGTTGATGGGATTGCAGGACCGCAGACGTTTCAGATGTTGTTTAAGTAATAAAAAAAGCAGGGGTCTATTGCCCCTGCTTGATAATTATCTATCAATCTTCAATTTTTATTTCTTTTCCATAACTTTTTATAACCTTCATGTTCAATTCTTCAATCTCTTGAAAATGCCAAATAAAAGTGTTTGTGATTCTATGAATTTCAAATAAAATATTTTCTACTTTTTCGACATTATCTATACTTACTGATTTAAAATTATTAAGCAAACCTTCTAATTCATTTGACAGTGTTTTGAAGTCCTGTAAATTTTCATATTGTTCATTAATCTCTTCTTGAGAAACTACATTACTTATTGTATTAATTTTGTTAAGGGCATTTAGTACTTCTTCTAACTTCTTATCCATTATTTAGTCCTCCTTTTTATCTCCATCCACGAACTACACGTCCATATGCTTTTTCAGTTTTATCTTTATTTAATGTACCATCTAAATTTAGTACATATTTCACATTCCCTGTCTTATCTATTACTTCTAAATGGTCTTTGTGTAATGCGTCAAGATAAACTCCATAACCTTTTTTCAGATATTGGTTATCAGTTTTCTTTTCTACCTTATAAATTGATTGTCCATCGTACTTTACTTTTGATTTTGATAAGGAGTTACTTATTGATTTTCCAAATTCCATATCAAAAAACTCATTCATATTTGAAACAGGTTTAACACTACTCTTAGAAACACTTGCACCATTATCGATACCTTTTGCTATATCTACAATGTCATCGCCATGTTTTATGCCCCTGGCTCCATATTTAACACTGTCCGCGATAGGTCCGCCAATAACCCCAGCAGCAGCCAATGCTTGTTCCCAAGCTTCTAATTCACGTCCAGTAACCGGATCAAATCCAAATATAGCTTCAAAGCCTGACTTTACATTACTGATACCAGGTGTAAAATCTGCAGCCATAGATATCCCTTCAGCTGGATTATCTTTAAAGAAATCTACTGTGCCTGTCGCCAAGTTCCCCACTGTTTCAAAAGTAGCCTTAAAACCATTGTAAGTATCCAAGGCTGTTTTATCCAACCAACTCTCTTTTTTAATGGTGGCATTAGACAAAAGAATGCGACTGGAAATCATACCAAAGTCTTTAAGATATTGTTTCCCCTTTTGAAGAGCACCTGGTCCATTTTTAGTCACATCAGTATATATCTTTTCGAATTTTTCTCGGTGTTCTTGCATCTTTCTTATTTTTCTAATGCGTGCGAGAGCATTTAAAGAAGTTCTATCAAGTACGTTGAGACGTTGCTTTGGATAGCTCCCCGTTAATTCGGCCACTTGTGATGCTCGATTTTCTAACACCTCTGTCAGCGTACCATGTGTGGGTAAATGCTGCAATTGGTCCACTGAAAAGCCTTTAACACTTAGATGACCACTATCCATGGCCCCGTGCATCTCCATTACGTACTTACTTAATGTTCGCAAGGACTCCTTGATGTACTGCAAAGAGGCTGTCCCCATGTGATCGAATTGCAGTACTTTATCAACGGTTGCGTTAGCTTCTCTTTTGGCCACATGAATGGCCTGCTGTACATCGCTGTCATCAATAAGAGGGATAGAAATAATGTCTTGAATACTTCTTAGTGTATCATTCACCGAATCTGTTAATGACATTGTTGTTTTACTGACGCGGTCGAGTCCATCTTGGACATCATTTTCAATGAACGCTTGATCGATGAAGCCACCTGAGGCCGGCTCTACTATGTCTAAAGATTGTTTGATCTGCTGGAGCGTGTGCTCGTAATCATGCATGAACAGTCTGAAGAACTGAATGAATGGGATATGGCACGTGGCATAGAAATTACGAATAGCTTGACCGCCTTGGCCTCTAAACGCATCTTCTAAGTTAATGAAATTGTTAAGCGCCACTTCCACATCGCGCATTTGGTTTTCTTTCTCGTGTAGCGCCTGAATGGTGATATCAATCGCTTCATGAACCTTATCTACATCTAATTGCTTCATACTCATAGAATAGACGCTCACTTCCTATTAAATTATAAAACGAACCTTCAATCAGTGGGAGTTTTTGTTCCTCTCCACTGATTGGTAGTTGAGTTAATCAGGACATTAGCGTCCGTTAGCTCGTACTAAAATAGATTTAGCTTTACTCTCTATTATGTGGTGGGAGGTTTACGGACGGTTATCTGTGATAAATGAAAAAAAGCGTGATAGGCACGCCTCTATACATAATAATGGAAATAGATTTAAGGTTAAATAAGGAAATAGACGTATTTTTCAGAAGTTATAGGATGTGGCTGTAAATGAAAAGTCAGATGATATAGGTCCTTAGTCATTCATCTATAGATGAAAATAAAAGACTAGCACATCAATAGGCTAGTCACGATAGTCTCTCGGTAGGCTTAAAGTTACGCTTTCTCCCTCAACACCACGTCCTTACTTTTATCTTTATCCCACCAAATGAGCTTCTTATCTACAAGGGCCGCTAGTACCGCGTCCAATTCTTTGGGAGTTTTACCTGTGAATTTAAGTATGTTGTTATATTTAGTGTGCTGGCCTTTGACATGCTTATGATTGAATACGATACGGTACACTTTACGTTCTGCGTCTGTCATGGGTGTCACCTCGCTAATATTTAAAATACAAACAAACGTTTCCTTCGTCAAATGGTTATTGTTACCTATATAGGTAGCGTGTAGAATAGGAGGAAAGGAGGTGAGTATGAAGTATTTATATTTTATTTTAATGGGAGTTTTACTGGTAGGTTGTGCAGAAACTGATGTAGACGCAAATGAGAATGGTAGTAGTGATGACAGCTTTTTAACAAGAGAGATGCAAAATGACTTTTATGAAGATGCAAGGCAGATAAAACGAATCATTGATACTGCCTTTAAAGAGGAAAGGCAGTTAGATCATGATGAACAGATTCTTTTTGACAGATTTGATAATAAATATGACTCAAGCGATTTGACTTTTTATGAAGATGACGTTTACCACTATCTATCTATGATTCGGATATACTTGAACAGATCTGTGCGAGATGACCCTCAATTGGATAGCGAGGAAACTTATGCCGATATGTACTTGGATGGATTGGGGCGGATTAAAGATATATTAGATCAGGCAGAAGTCGTCCAGGATTAAAAAACAGCAGCTGTTTTTATATAGCTGCTGTTATACACTAAAAATATATTTTACACATATTTTACACAAGATAAGGTTAAAGCCTTACAAAATAAGCGAGTTTCTACTATTATATATGTCCTCCTGGGACGCCATTTAAAACATCGTAAACCCTTGGTATATAAGGGTTTTTATTTTTGGTTAATATATGTTAAATCGGTAATTATCATAAAATGGGGTCGGATTGGGTGGGCATTTTCTGTCTCTTTTTTAGTGAAATATCGTTGTTTTTAATTTAGTATGTTGCATGATGAAAGGCCAGAATAAATATCATTTCCTTTGTGCTAAAGGTAGTCGCTCTCCGCACGCCCCATCTATCAATCAGTTTTCTTAATAAAAGAACATAGTGTAAAAATGTTAGTAAGTAATAGAACAAGTTCATACGATCCGAATGGAGGTCCTTATTATGGCGTTAAGGGAATATTTAAATACATTTTTTCCAGGGTTATGTTTACAACCAAGCCTTTTTAAGCAATGGGGTGTAGGCATTCATTTTGAACTAGGAGAAGGGATATATCAGTTTAAAGATGACAATAGACTAAACATTGATAGGTTTGAAAGAGTTTATTATCAAGCGTTATCTCTTTTTAATGACCTTTTTTCTGAAGAAGATGACATTTATCTCGTCACAAATGTTTATCTTTACAACAGGAGTAGAAAAAAGATAAAATCAACAAAGGTGTATGACCACTTCCTCAAAAATAAACAGCTTAAATTTAAATTAAGGCAGGAGACTTTACCATTTGTTTTAAGTGATGAAGATACAGAAGAGTACAACACAACGCAGTTTTACCTAAAGTGCAAAAAGCAAGATTTAGATTACTTTTTACTCATTAAAGCGGCTTGTAATGAAGATTTCCCGTTGAGTCCCAAATTTGGCCAGAAGAACGGATCCTATTATCCAGATGTATTTTTCATAAATATTTCTAAGAATCTTATCTTCTTCATTTATGATGATAGAGGCTGCGAAGTTATTGCGAATAAAAAAGAGGCCTTATTACCGTTATATAAAGAGTATAATCGCTGGATTCCTGAATATGACCGAGAACAGATAGACCAAAATTTTCAATAAAAAACTTGAATCAACGTTACTTGATACTTAGTGGACTTATACATGTACTTTTGGATAAATTGTTCGTTTTTGGAGTATGAATAATGCCAATTAAGTTATTTTTAAGAGGACGTTTCACAAATGATGGTGAGCGTCTTTTTTAGTGAGTATCCGTCAAAACTGACTTTCCCACAACCTGTAAAACTATTTGATTAGGATTTTTACTCATGAAGTGCAGTGTTTATTATGATACACCTAAATTTTCCTGGACTTTAATTATTAGTCAGACATTTTCTGTGTTGGACGACCTGGTTATAGATGACATTGAAATTTCTACTAATTTATCCTGCTAATCTTTTCCTCTTATAATCATATTTTTCTAATTTGTAAATTTTAGTTATAGAATAGCAATAAGCATACACCATACACCATACATTTATGATGATCGCGACTTTCGTTTATCTAAAGTATTGACCACGCTGGTCACTCGTGATATATTTAAATGACCACATTGGTCAACGAAGTTTTAGAAAGGAGCAGATGTATTTGTGTACACAAAATTTTATAGTCTTCCGTTAGAGAAACAAGAGCGTATTATCAATGCTGCTATTAATGAATTTGTAAAAAATGGCTATGATAAAGCGTCTACGAATGATATTGTCCGTGGGGCAGAGATTTCTAAAGGTTCCCTATTTAACTATTTTAATAATAAAAAAGATTTGTATTTATTTTTGCTTGAATATGCGACAGGTATTGTTGATGACATTTATCAAGAAATTGATTTTAATGAAACCGATATTTTTAAGCGAATGGGGCAAATTGGTAGGGTTAAGTTAAATATTCAAAGAAAATTCCCACAAGTGTTTAATTTTTGGTTTTCTGTCGTTAATGAGAAGTCTGCTGAAGTCAAAGCTGAAATTCAGGAAAAACAAGATAACATCCTTAAAGAAGGATTTGAAAGGATTTACGAAAATATAGACTATTCAAAGTTTCGCCAAGGTCTTGATATTGAAAAAGCAATTAATATCCTAAATTGGACGATGGTCGGCTTTTCTGAAAAATTAAAAAATGACATATCTTCTATTGAAGAAGTAAGTGATGAAGCTCTCAAAGAGTGGGATAGTTATTCGGAGTTGTTGAAACATAGTTTTTACAGATAAAAGGAGGGGACAACGATGAGCTTGTTAGAAGTTAAAAATCTCAAGAAACGATTTGGCACGTTTACCGCTTTAGAAAATGTCAATCTGGAAGTTAATCATGGGGAAGTGTTTGGATTTATTGGTCCGAATGGTGCAGGGAAATCAACGACGATCCGGGTTTTGCTCGGTATTTTAAAGGCAACTGAAGGACAGGTGCGGCTGTTTGGTAAGGATGCTTGGAATGATGCGGTGGACATTCATAAGCGAATCGCCTATGTTCCTGGTGATGTGAATTTATGGCCAAATTTAACCGGTGGAGAAGTTATTGACTTATTTGTGAAATTAAGAGGAACGAACCACAAAAGTAGGCGTGATGAACTAATAAAAAAATTTGATTTAGACCCCTCGAAAAAATGTCGTACCTACTCTAAAGGAAACCGGCAAAAAGTAGCATTAATAGCCGCCTTTTCGTCAGAAGCGGACTTATATATTTTGGATGAGCCAACGTCTGGTCTAGATCCGCTCATGGAACAAATTTTTCAAGAATGTGTGAAAGATGTTAAGGAGCAAGGGAAAAGTGTCCTGTTGTCTAGCCATATTCTTTCAGAGGTAGAAAAGTTATGTGATAAAGTAGCGATTATTCGTGATGGTCGTATTATCGAAACAGGGACGCTAACTGAATTGCGTCACTTGACACGTACAAATGTCCTCGTAGAGACAAAGCAACCGATTACGGACCTAAGTCAATTAAATGGGGTGCATGAGATAGAAGAGACTGATCAAGGGCTGGCATTTCAAATAGACACGGAAGAAATGGACAATGTGATGAGGCATATTAGTGAATTTGGAATTGTTAAACTTGAAAGCTCTCCACCGACATTGGAAGATTTGTTTATGCGTCATTATGAAAAGGCAGACAATATAACAGAATCAGGAGTGGGAGGTACAAATTAATGGCTCAGAAAATTATTGCTAAAACGGGTCATCTTTCACGATTTATTCTCCGGTTAGACAGGTTAAGGATTCCACTATGGTTAATCGGATTAACGGTCTTCACTTTAATTATTCCTCCTGCTTTTGATAATTTATACGAGACGCAGCAAGAGAGAGAGGCTATTACAGACACGATGGCCAATCCTGCCATGACAGCGATGTTAGGCCCTGGTAACCTAGAAAACTATACCCTCGGTGCCATGATGACTCATCAAATGTTACTAATGACCGCCGTTATTGTTGGTTTAATGAGTATATTAGTCGTGGCGCGTCATACAAGAGCCGATGAAGAAGAGGGAAGAATTGAGATGATACATTCGCTTCCTGTAGGACGTCTTTCTTACTTAAATGCTTCCTTACTTGTCATCATTGGGACGAGTTTAATATTAGCATTGCTCGTTGGCTTTGGCTTAACTGCTCTTGGAATAGAAAGTATGAATATAGAAGGATCTTTACTTTATGGTGCTGCTTTAGGAGGGACGGGGCTGGTTTTTGCTGGGGTGACTGCTGTCTCGGCACAGCTTTCTGGAAGTTCGCGTGGTACGATCGGCTTGTCACTTGCTGTCTTATTAATTGCTTATCTGTTTCGATCGATTACAGATGTGAGTAACGATACGTTATCTTGGCTTTCACCTTTAGGGTGGGTGTCCAAAACGGACGCCTACTCTGAAAACCATTGGGGACCGATTATATTAATGCTTGTCCTTTCTATCATTTTATATGTCTTAGCTAATTATTTAAATAGCATCCGCGATTTAGAGCAGGGGTTTTTACCTGCGAAATCAGGGAGAAGACGTGCTTCACACTTTTTACAGAGTCCTCTAGGTCTTGCCCTTAGACTACAACGAACGGGGATGATAGCATGGGCAATTGGTTTATTTGTTCTCGGGGCTTCTTATGGTTCCATATTCGGAGATTTGGAATCATTTATAGAAGGGAATGACATGTATGAAAACATGTTGGTTCAAGTCGAGGGGATCTCAATAGTCGAGCAATTTCTACCAACGCTAATGATTGTTATCGCATTAATAGCAACGGTACCGCCTTTAATGGCGATAAATAAACTTCGTGGAGAAGAGAAAAAAGGTCGTTCTGACCATTTATTAGCAAGAGCGGTCTCACGGATTAGACTTATGGGTGGCTATTTGGTTCTATCATTAGTGAATGGATTTGTCATGCTTTCCGTAAGTACGTTTGGCTTGTGGGCTGCTGGAGCAGCGGTTATGGACGAAGGGCTTGAATTTACTATGGTTTACAGAGCAGGAATAGTCTTTTATCCTGCGATGATTGTCATGATCGGTCTTGCTGTACTTTTGATAGGGTGTCTGCCAAAGCTGACACAAGTGACTTGGATTTACCTTTTATATTCCTTTATTGTTGTGTATTTAGGCCAAATGTTCCAATTCCCAGATTGGGTAGCTCAATTAACGCCATTTGGGCATATTCAAAAAGTTCCTATTGAAGATGCCTCATTTTTGACGCTCTTTATCTTGAGTGTTATTGCAGTAGTAGTCATCATGATAGGCTTCATAGGTTATAGAAAACGGGATATGGAAAGTAACTAAAAAGGAGAGTCTCTAGTCATTTTAGTGAAAGACTAGAGGCTCTTTACTATTCAAATTTAAAATGGACAAACGAGGTATGCTGTCCACAGAATAGTCCCCAAGCTGAACGCTACAGCTTTAAAAGTAAGGTATTGTCTTAAACTAATAAATCATTCTAGTTAAAATAAAAAACATTAATACTTGCCAGTGTGTTTTAGGCGATAGATGGCTTTGTGGGGGAAAACCATTCAAAGCTATTTTTTGTGAAATGAAGTTTTCACTTTGGCAGGTAGCTCATCAATCGGAAAAAGCATGGATGAATTGTTGAATTAAATGACACTTATAAGAATCAGCTTGTACGACAAAACACCATGGCAAAGCATCTGTTTTTAAATACTGATTAAAATGTGGTAGTTAAGTTCAACCATTTTGTATAGTCATAGTTCAGAATAAAGTGTCAATAGTTGAATAACGAATGTGGTCTTCACTTCAGACGGACGAAATATTATTCGTGTTATTGCTTTAAAAACAGTATTATCAAATTCACTCATAGGTCAAATTAATTTCTATCAGAATCACATAGTGAAATATATAGCTCAATTCTTTTTACTTTCAGCCTCGATTCTCCAATCTCCAAATCTGTACCCCAAAAAAACTCATTTTCAGTCTTGCAGCCTTTGATGCCATGACAGCAGATAAAATAGACATAATGAGTTTAAAAATTAACTCTTTCACTCTAATAAGCTCTGATATGATAAAGAAACTATTGTCGAAATAAGTCGGCCTCATATGTAACAAATAGATTGTTCATCACAATGATGCACAATTTAGGGGCGAATATATGTGATGAAAACGCATACATTTTGGGGATTATTGATGATATATTGAATTCAAGGAAGGAGGTACTATATGCAACTAGATGACCGCAGCTGGCAATTATTAATGGAGGTCATGGGTAATCCGTCGATTAGAAACAAAGATCTTGAGAGAAAATATCATCTTAACAGGAGACAAATCAGTTACAGCTTTGAAAAAATTAATGACTGGCTTAATATGAGCGGAATGCCAAAAGTTAAACGGAATAGGCAAGGTCAATTTTTAATTGATCCTGTACTTATTACAACCTTCCAAAAAGAACAAGAGGATACAAAAGCATATGTTTTATCAGAACAAGAAAGGGCTCGTTTTCTCATTTTAATGCTATTAGGTAGAAATGAAGAACTTTCGTTGTTTCATTTAACGACAGCACTTGATGTTAGCAAAAATACTGCTTTACGAGATTTAAAAAATGCGCAGGAGCTTGTAAGAGAAATGGGCTTAAATATTGAATACTCTAGGCAATCTGGTTACAGGATCGTTGGAAATGAATTTAAAAAGCGTAAACTCCTAAGTGATATGACGAAAAAGGTCCTTAACATTTACAATGGTCAACAGCTGATAATGAAAATTATGGATATTCCTAAAGAGCAAATTAAAGATATTAACAGACGAATAGAAAATGTGGAGAAAACGCTGGATTTAAAATTCACAGATGAAAAAATGGCCACAATGCCATACATTTTCTTATTTATTTTAAGGAGAATAAAATTTGGTAAAAAAATTCGTCTATTTATGATTCATTTTAATGAATTATCAGATACAAAAGAATACAAAGTTGCTGAAGAGTTTTTGAGCGAGCTGGACCATATTCCAATGGAAGAGCGACTGTTTATTACACTATATCTTTTAACATCAAATGTTTCTTCTTCAAAACTATTAACAGAAAAAACAATGCCAGAACTTATCCAGGCGATCGATGAGATGTTATCGATTTTTGAGAAGAAAGCATGTATCTATTTAAACGATCGTCAACAATTACTTAATAAAATTTTGCTTCACCTTAAGCCCGCTTATTATCGGATTAAATATAAGCTAACTGAAACCAATGCATTACAAGATTCAGTCAGTAAAGAGTTTGAAGAGCTTCATCACCTTGTAAGAAAGTCGACAGGGCCCTTAGTAAATTTAATTGGCTCTAAAATTCCTGAGAGTGAGACGACTTATTTAACGATGCTTATTGGCGGTTGGCTTACGAGACAAGGTGTGAGTATTAACGAAAAAATAAAAGCTGTGGTCGTTTGCCCTAACGGTGTCTCAGTATCACGTTTAATGTCCAGTGTACTGAGTGAATTATTTCCTGAATTTATCTTTCTTGATACGTTATCAGTAAGAGAGTTCAATAGCTATACATTAAATTACGATATCGTATTTTCTCCAGTGATTGTGGAGACTGAAGCAAAACTTTTCATCGTTAAAACATTTATTGAAAAAGAAGAAAAGCATCGATTAAGGAAGCAAGTGATGAGAGAAATAAACGGGTATGTCCCATCAGATATGAATACGGAAGAGATAATGGCAATCATTGCAAAATACGCCACTATAAAAAATAAACAGGCACTAGAAAAATCATTGGGTCACTATTTTAGTCAAGACAATACACCAAGTGTTATTCAACAATACGAAGATAAAAAGCCTGATCTATCAGATCTTATTACAGAAAAAACAATCCGCTTTAAAAAATCTGTTGTTGATTGGGAAGAAGCTATATGTACAAGCGCTCAGCCATTATTACATGAAGGAAGCATTCATGAGAGATATGTAGATGCCATTATACAAAACTATGAGCCAGCTGACCCCTATATTGTGATTGGCCCGGGCCTTGCAATTCCACATGCAGGTTGGGAAGAAGGCGTAAACCAATTGGCGATGAGCCTACTAAGGCTAGAAAAACCTGTTAAGTTCTCAAAAGATGTTGCTGTCCAGCTTATTATTGTCATTGCAGCTCCTGATAAACAACAACATTTGAGAGCTTTGATGCAACTGATGAAGTTAGCTAGAAATCATAAAGACGTGACACAGCTCATTAAAGCTAGAACACCTAATGATGTCATGAAGGTCATTCGAAAATATGCAACAGAAGAGTAAAAAATATAATTAATAGCGTTAAAATTTTCAACTATATACAGATAGGAGCGGCCCACATGCACTTTGATGAAGAGTTAATTTTAAAAGAGGTTGAAGCCGGAACGAATAAAGAGATATTAATGAAGATGGCTGAAAACCTCGAAAGTAAGGGATTAGTAAAAGAAAGTTATAAGAAAGCAGTGATTGAAAGAGAAGAGGCGTTTGCCACCGGATTACCGACAATTAGTTACTCGGTTGCTATCCCACATACGGATGTTGAACACGTTAATAAAAAATCAATTAGTGTGTCGGTATTGAAGGAGCCTGTTGCTTTCGGCATTATGGGTGAAGAATCTGACACGACCCCTGTCAAAATTGTTTTTATGCTTGCTATGGATAAAAAGCACGATCAACTAGATTTATTGAAACGATTGATGCAATTGTTCGCTGATCCAAAAACATTAGACCTTATCGTGAATGAACCAAATAAAACGACGATAAAGGATCATATTTTAAGTTTGCTTCATTTATCACATAAAGGAGGTGAAAACTAATGAAAAAACATATTTTAGTAGCTTGTGGGACAGGTATTGCCACATCAACCGTTGTGAACGGAGAATTAGAAAAAATCTGTAAGGAACATGAACTCGACGTTAACTTGATTCAATGTAAAGTATCTGAGATTTCCTCATATGCCGATCAAGCAGATTTACTTATCACAACTACAATTATAAAAAAAGAGTACCCATTTCCAGTTATTAACGCTAGAGCGTTCCTAACCGGTATTGGCCTTGATGAAGTTAAACAGGACATTTTACAAGAGCTAAAAAAGTAATAGCTGATCAAACCATGCTTTGAAAAGTGGAGACTCGTATGAGAGATGATGAAGCTTTTAAAGTAAGAGATTCTAAGACATTAAGCAATTAATAAGGAGGCTTTACAATGGATCAAATGGTTGAAGCTTTACAAGCCTTTCTCGCTTTAGGACCGACTGTTATTCTACCTGTTGCCATCTTTCTTATTGGTATCGCTTTTCGGCAAAAAGCAAGTAGGGCATTTCGTTCAGGTTTAACGATTGGTGTGGCATTCG
The DNA window shown above is from Salipaludibacillus agaradhaerens and carries:
- a CDS encoding peptidoglycan-binding domain-containing protein; the protein is MAEGHANAIVKMFGLKSDSASDGSSSPSKPSSSKPKNSNKSKNKASGTIATIQRTLNSRYSLSISVDNLFGPQTKRALVKGLQTELNRQFNRGLTVDGIFGPKTRRACVTVRQGARGNITWILQAILHCKGTSPGAIDGIFGSKTRSAVRTFQRQNNLQVDGIAGPQTFQMLFK
- a CDS encoding T7SS effector LXG polymorphic toxin encodes the protein MSMKQLDVDKVHEAIDITIQALHEKENQMRDVEVALNNFINLEDAFRGQGGQAIRNFYATCHIPFIQFFRLFMHDYEHTLQQIKQSLDIVEPASGGFIDQAFIENDVQDGLDRVSKTTMSLTDSVNDTLRSIQDIISIPLIDDSDVQQAIHVAKREANATVDKVLQFDHMGTASLQYIKESLRTLSKYVMEMHGAMDSGHLSVKGFSVDQLQHLPTHGTLTEVLENRASQVAELTGSYPKQRLNVLDRTSLNALARIRKIRKMQEHREKFEKIYTDVTKNGPGALQKGKQYLKDFGMISSRILLSNATIKKESWLDKTALDTYNGFKATFETVGNLATGTVDFFKDNPAEGISMAADFTPGISNVKSGFEAIFGFDPVTGRELEAWEQALAAAGVIGGPIADSVKYGARGIKHGDDIVDIAKGIDNGASVSKSSVKPVSNMNEFFDMEFGKSISNSLSKSKVKYDGQSIYKVEKKTDNQYLKKGYGVYLDALHKDHLEVIDKTGNVKYVLNLDGTLNKDKTEKAYGRVVRGWR
- a CDS encoding DUF3885 domain-containing protein; translated protein: MALREYLNTFFPGLCLQPSLFKQWGVGIHFELGEGIYQFKDDNRLNIDRFERVYYQALSLFNDLFSEEDDIYLVTNVYLYNRSRKKIKSTKVYDHFLKNKQLKFKLRQETLPFVLSDEDTEEYNTTQFYLKCKKQDLDYFLLIKAACNEDFPLSPKFGQKNGSYYPDVFFINISKNLIFFIYDDRGCEVIANKKEALLPLYKEYNRWIPEYDREQIDQNFQ
- a CDS encoding TetR/AcrR family transcriptional regulator gives rise to the protein MYTKFYSLPLEKQERIINAAINEFVKNGYDKASTNDIVRGAEISKGSLFNYFNNKKDLYLFLLEYATGIVDDIYQEIDFNETDIFKRMGQIGRVKLNIQRKFPQVFNFWFSVVNEKSAEVKAEIQEKQDNILKEGFERIYENIDYSKFRQGLDIEKAINILNWTMVGFSEKLKNDISSIEEVSDEALKEWDSYSELLKHSFYR
- a CDS encoding ABC transporter ATP-binding protein, yielding MSLLEVKNLKKRFGTFTALENVNLEVNHGEVFGFIGPNGAGKSTTIRVLLGILKATEGQVRLFGKDAWNDAVDIHKRIAYVPGDVNLWPNLTGGEVIDLFVKLRGTNHKSRRDELIKKFDLDPSKKCRTYSKGNRQKVALIAAFSSEADLYILDEPTSGLDPLMEQIFQECVKDVKEQGKSVLLSSHILSEVEKLCDKVAIIRDGRIIETGTLTELRHLTRTNVLVETKQPITDLSQLNGVHEIEETDQGLAFQIDTEEMDNVMRHISEFGIVKLESSPPTLEDLFMRHYEKADNITESGVGGTN
- a CDS encoding ABC transporter permease, which translates into the protein MAQKIIAKTGHLSRFILRLDRLRIPLWLIGLTVFTLIIPPAFDNLYETQQEREAITDTMANPAMTAMLGPGNLENYTLGAMMTHQMLLMTAVIVGLMSILVVARHTRADEEEGRIEMIHSLPVGRLSYLNASLLVIIGTSLILALLVGFGLTALGIESMNIEGSLLYGAALGGTGLVFAGVTAVSAQLSGSSRGTIGLSLAVLLIAYLFRSITDVSNDTLSWLSPLGWVSKTDAYSENHWGPIILMLVLSIILYVLANYLNSIRDLEQGFLPAKSGRRRASHFLQSPLGLALRLQRTGMIAWAIGLFVLGASYGSIFGDLESFIEGNDMYENMLVQVEGISIVEQFLPTLMIVIALIATVPPLMAINKLRGEEKKGRSDHLLARAVSRIRLMGGYLVLSLVNGFVMLSVSTFGLWAAGAAVMDEGLEFTMVYRAGIVFYPAMIVMIGLAVLLIGCLPKLTQVTWIYLLYSFIVVYLGQMFQFPDWVAQLTPFGHIQKVPIEDASFLTLFILSVIAVVVIMIGFIGYRKRDMESN
- a CDS encoding BglG family transcription antiterminator, coding for MQLDDRSWQLLMEVMGNPSIRNKDLERKYHLNRRQISYSFEKINDWLNMSGMPKVKRNRQGQFLIDPVLITTFQKEQEDTKAYVLSEQERARFLILMLLGRNEELSLFHLTTALDVSKNTALRDLKNAQELVREMGLNIEYSRQSGYRIVGNEFKKRKLLSDMTKKVLNIYNGQQLIMKIMDIPKEQIKDINRRIENVEKTLDLKFTDEKMATMPYIFLFILRRIKFGKKIRLFMIHFNELSDTKEYKVAEEFLSELDHIPMEERLFITLYLLTSNVSSSKLLTEKTMPELIQAIDEMLSIFEKKACIYLNDRQQLLNKILLHLKPAYYRIKYKLTETNALQDSVSKEFEELHHLVRKSTGPLVNLIGSKIPESETTYLTMLIGGWLTRQGVSINEKIKAVVVCPNGVSVSRLMSSVLSELFPEFIFLDTLSVREFNSYTLNYDIVFSPVIVETEAKLFIVKTFIEKEEKHRLRKQVMREINGYVPSDMNTEEIMAIIAKYATIKNKQALEKSLGHYFSQDNTPSVIQQYEDKKPDLSDLITEKTIRFKKSVVDWEEAICTSAQPLLHEGSIHERYVDAIIQNYEPADPYIVIGPGLAIPHAGWEEGVNQLAMSLLRLEKPVKFSKDVAVQLIIVIAAPDKQQHLRALMQLMKLARNHKDVTQLIKARTPNDVMKVIRKYATEE